The following coding sequences are from one Treponema parvum window:
- the pcnB gene encoding polynucleotide adenylyltransferase PcnB — translation MLIRYSADENGRPVKKAVIYTKNEHKIQLSKIDPDALYILERLKDSGFSSYIVGGAVRDLILDRTPKDFDIVTDATPSRIKKIFRNSRIIGRRFRLVHVFFEDKIFEVSTFRSIIDGSVGNSFGTMDEDVKRRDFSLNALYYDPFTEHVIDYVNGVRDIKKHIIRPVIKIDRIFVEDPVRMIRAIKYSAATGCRLPFSLKRKILKSAHLLSSVSPSRLTEELQKIIGSGHSFEIVSKALQTDLYMYLQPSATAIMYARPDFEKKYLQSLKKLDETIARDADIRLGRKLFYLIYDFIYELTDWKKEADLHPSASELYALTWTECRNFVLPMNPQRTELEFAIKEVLKTLGISMQPPKKRKQKKTSAQITPNRR, via the coding sequence GTGTTAATCCGATATTCTGCAGACGAAAACGGCCGGCCTGTAAAAAAAGCCGTAATCTACACAAAAAACGAACATAAAATACAGCTTTCAAAAATAGATCCGGATGCGCTGTATATCCTTGAGCGTTTAAAAGACTCGGGCTTTTCAAGTTATATAGTCGGCGGCGCCGTGCGTGATCTCATATTGGATCGCACTCCGAAAGACTTCGACATAGTCACCGACGCAACTCCTTCGCGCATAAAAAAAATCTTCCGTAATTCAAGGATAATCGGCCGACGTTTCAGATTAGTGCATGTTTTTTTTGAAGATAAGATTTTTGAAGTAAGCACATTCCGTTCAATAATAGACGGTTCTGTCGGAAACAGTTTCGGAACTATGGACGAAGACGTAAAACGGCGGGATTTTTCACTGAACGCTTTGTATTACGATCCTTTTACGGAACACGTCATAGATTATGTGAACGGCGTTCGGGACATAAAAAAACATATCATTAGACCCGTAATAAAAATCGACAGAATCTTTGTCGAAGATCCCGTCAGAATGATTCGCGCGATAAAGTATTCCGCCGCTACCGGCTGCCGCCTTCCTTTTTCCCTTAAACGAAAAATTCTAAAATCGGCACATCTTCTTTCGTCGGTGTCGCCATCAAGGCTTACGGAAGAGCTTCAAAAAATAATAGGCAGCGGACATTCGTTTGAAATTGTCTCAAAAGCTCTTCAAACCGACTTGTACATGTATTTACAGCCGTCCGCAACGGCAATAATGTACGCAAGGCCTGATTTTGAAAAAAAGTATCTTCAAAGTCTTAAAAAACTTGACGAAACCATTGCCCGCGACGCGGACATAAGGCTCGGGCGCAAATTGTTTTATTTGATCTACGATTTTATTTACGAGCTTACCGACTGGAAAAAAGAGGCTGATCTTCATCCCTCCGCGAGCGAATTATACGCCTTAACATGGACGGAATGCAGAAATTTTGTTCTGCCGATGAATCCTCAGAGAACCGAACTCGAATTTGCGATAAAGGAAGTTTTAAAAACACTCGGAATTTCAATGCAGCCGCCTAAAAAGAGGAAACAGAAAAAAACTTCGGCGCAGATAACGCCAAATCGGCGATAA
- a CDS encoding alpha/beta hydrolase has translation MQKETFFQTMRDGAKVSVIRWIPECEPKDIRGLFQISHGMVDHALRYEVLAQFMTENGYVCSAHDHRGHGKTGEKAQNENRGKLGFVAEKDGFTAVVEDLREVIEKFKRDYPEKEIILFAHSFGSFVGQAFIEKYGSIIQKCVLCGTAFPSAKLIYTGLFFVGTAKNLFGAKECVPFVNMLFFKMNNKKIKRPLSPHSWISRDENEVEKYDRDPFCNFMPTLGFFYDLLWGLNFVRKQKNINSIPCTMPILFISGEEDPVGSYSSAVKKLYKIYKASGKRNVSIKIYKGCRHELINEINRRDVFRDLLFWIKAGEVK, from the coding sequence ATGCAAAAAGAAACTTTTTTTCAAACCATGCGCGACGGCGCCAAAGTTTCGGTCATAAGGTGGATACCCGAGTGTGAACCTAAAGACATACGCGGGCTTTTTCAGATAAGCCACGGTATGGTGGACCACGCTCTTCGATATGAAGTTCTCGCTCAATTTATGACGGAAAACGGTTATGTTTGCTCTGCCCACGATCACAGAGGGCACGGTAAAACAGGCGAAAAAGCTCAAAACGAAAACAGAGGAAAATTAGGCTTTGTTGCGGAAAAGGACGGCTTTACGGCAGTAGTTGAAGACCTTCGCGAAGTGATCGAAAAATTTAAGAGAGACTACCCGGAAAAAGAAATAATTTTGTTCGCACATTCGTTCGGTTCCTTTGTAGGTCAGGCATTCATTGAAAAATACGGAAGCATCATACAAAAATGCGTTTTATGCGGAACGGCTTTCCCTTCTGCAAAACTTATTTACACGGGACTTTTTTTTGTGGGAACGGCGAAAAATTTGTTCGGCGCAAAAGAATGCGTCCCGTTCGTGAATATGCTGTTTTTTAAAATGAACAATAAAAAAATAAAAAGACCTTTGAGTCCGCATTCTTGGATATCGAGAGATGAAAATGAAGTTGAAAAATACGATCGCGATCCGTTTTGTAATTTCATGCCGACTCTCGGTTTTTTTTACGATCTGCTTTGGGGATTAAATTTCGTCCGAAAACAAAAAAACATAAACTCTATTCCTTGTACTATGCCGATACTTTTTATTTCAGGGGAAGAAGATCCTGTAGGTTCATACTCTTCGGCGGTAAAAAAACTTTATAAAATTTACAAAGCAAGCGGTAAAAGGAATGTTTCCATAAAGATTTATAAAGGATGCAGACACGAGCTTATAAATGAAATAAACCGCAGAGACGTTTTCAGAGATCTTCTTTTTTGGATAAAAGCCGGCGAGGTTAAATAA
- a CDS encoding class I SAM-dependent RNA methyltransferase, which translates to MSSHNIITREMVLGGDCIGQIDGKTIFVPFAVPGEKLKIETVSCKRDYETAKIVDILESSAHRIKPPCKFYEICGGCNMMHIESSFQRQLRSDMLKSCFKREKIETPEIIALYDKDGGYRCRFQFHDGGLSMRQSNTVVPIDSCLIASDEINEWLNAVPQEQRPKGRIHVFGGSCVVDKPDSSPKAATVSPSSPCLSKTGLNAFARRFPRLLIESPELIPSSGGAGGAANNFCGAAPKTSKKKKKAVNNFFSGTILNHSNIATVVISGKKIVFDIRGFFQSNVSVLEKTIDILCSDLSGKNVLDMYSGAGTFSVFLADRFKKVTMVEHNRDAMVFAEINMKGRPHAAYGLSGVKWVSEHASAIVKNEGNFDAVVIDPPRSGIEREVLSWLCKTHPLRIRSLSCDPATHARDASFFVKAGYKLSKLYLLDFYPQTSHIESLAFFDYLNPY; encoded by the coding sequence ATGTCGTCACATAATATTATAACCCGAGAAATGGTTTTAGGCGGAGACTGTATAGGGCAAATCGACGGAAAAACGATATTCGTCCCTTTTGCCGTTCCCGGTGAAAAACTGAAAATAGAGACAGTGTCTTGTAAACGCGACTATGAAACTGCAAAAATAGTAGATATTCTTGAAAGCTCCGCGCACAGAATAAAACCTCCCTGCAAATTTTATGAAATTTGCGGCGGCTGCAATATGATGCACATAGAAAGCTCCTTTCAGCGTCAACTGCGGTCGGATATGCTTAAATCCTGCTTTAAGCGCGAAAAAATTGAAACACCCGAAATAATTGCCTTATACGATAAAGACGGCGGGTATCGCTGCCGCTTCCAATTTCACGACGGAGGACTTTCCATGCGTCAATCGAATACGGTAGTCCCGATCGACAGCTGTCTTATAGCGAGCGACGAGATAAACGAATGGCTTAACGCCGTACCCCAAGAGCAAAGACCTAAAGGAAGGATTCACGTATTCGGCGGAAGTTGCGTAGTCGATAAGCCTGATTCATCGCCTAAAGCGGCTACGGTCTCTCCCTCCTCCCCATGTCTTTCAAAAACTGGGTTAAACGCATTCGCTCGAAGATTTCCCCGCTTGCTGATCGAATCTCCGGAACTTATTCCTTCTTCCGGCGGCGCAGGCGGCGCTGCAAATAATTTTTGCGGGGCGGCGCCCAAGACGTCAAAAAAGAAAAAAAAGGCCGTAAATAATTTTTTTTCAGGGACGATATTAAATCATTCCAATATTGCGACCGTCGTCATTTCAGGAAAAAAAATAGTCTTCGATATACGGGGCTTTTTCCAATCCAACGTCAGCGTTTTAGAAAAGACGATAGATATTTTATGTTCGGATCTTTCGGGAAAAAATGTTCTCGACATGTACAGCGGAGCGGGAACTTTTTCGGTGTTCCTTGCCGACAGGTTTAAAAAAGTCACTATGGTAGAGCATAACCGCGACGCGATGGTATTTGCAGAAATAAACATGAAAGGAAGACCCCATGCCGCCTACGGTTTAAGCGGCGTAAAATGGGTGTCAGAACACGCTTCTGCGATAGTAAAAAACGAAGGGAACTTTGACGCTGTGGTAATAGATCCGCCCAGAAGCGGGATAGAAAGAGAAGTTCTTTCATGGCTTTGCAAAACACATCCTTTGCGTATACGATCGCTTTCGTGCGATCCTGCGACGCACGCCCGCGACGCGTCTTTTTTTGTGAAGGCAGGATACAAACTTTCCAAATTGTATCTTCTGGATTTTTATCCTCAAACGTCTCATATCGAGAGTTTAGCCTTTTTCGACTATTTGAATCCGTATTAG
- a CDS encoding DUF3842 family protein translates to MKILVIDAQGGGIGKQVVAAIKRERPQIEITAVGTNSTATTAMLKAGADHAATGENAVIVGCRTADVIIGPIGIVIADAMFGEVTPSMAVAIGQSTAKRLLIPVNHCDNIVIGISDLSVGNLIEEVLKEIK, encoded by the coding sequence ATGAAAATATTAGTAATAGATGCTCAAGGCGGCGGGATCGGAAAACAAGTAGTCGCTGCAATTAAACGTGAACGGCCACAGATAGAAATTACGGCGGTGGGAACGAACAGTACAGCTACAACAGCCATGCTGAAAGCAGGCGCTGATCATGCTGCAACTGGAGAAAATGCAGTCATTGTTGGATGCCGGACAGCCGATGTAATTATTGGACCTATTGGTATAGTTATTGCAGACGCAATGTTTGGAGAAGTGACTCCATCTATGGCGGTAGCTATTGGGCAAAGTACGGCAAAGCGGCTTCTGATTCCCGTGAATCATTGCGATAATATCGTTATCGGTATCTCAGACCTGTCTGTAGGAAACCTAATAGAAGAAGTACTGAAAGAAATAAAATGA
- the larE gene encoding ATP-dependent sacrificial sulfur transferase LarE, giving the protein MKLNDFFIEHPKVAIAFSGGVDSAYLLYSAKQNGAEVRAYYVKSAFQPQFELNDAQRVANELNIPMRVLAADVLSSKKIVDNPLDRCYYCKRMIFETIAKAASEDGFSVLLDGTSASDDAGDRPGMRAICELSVLSPLKEFGLTKAAIRQLSKEVKLFTWDKPAYACLATRIPVGEMVTEEKLRATEIAEDFLFSLGLKDFRVRRFGEAAKIQVPDTQLEKVIGNREIILAELRKYYSAVLLDLEVRG; this is encoded by the coding sequence ATGAAACTGAATGATTTCTTTATAGAGCACCCGAAAGTCGCAATCGCATTTTCCGGCGGTGTTGATTCCGCATACCTGCTGTATTCTGCAAAGCAGAACGGTGCTGAGGTGCGGGCATACTATGTGAAATCTGCTTTTCAGCCGCAGTTTGAGCTGAATGATGCCCAGCGAGTTGCCAATGAATTGAATATTCCAATGCGGGTATTAGCCGCCGATGTTTTGTCCTCGAAAAAGATTGTGGATAATCCGTTGGATCGCTGCTATTACTGTAAACGCATGATTTTTGAAACAATCGCTAAAGCGGCATCAGAGGACGGTTTTTCGGTACTGCTGGACGGAACAAGCGCTTCCGATGATGCGGGAGATCGACCGGGGATGCGGGCAATTTGTGAATTATCCGTATTATCTCCGCTTAAAGAATTTGGATTGACAAAAGCGGCAATTCGACAGCTTTCCAAAGAAGTGAAACTGTTTACATGGGATAAACCTGCGTACGCCTGCCTTGCCACACGGATTCCCGTCGGAGAAATGGTTACCGAAGAAAAATTGAGAGCAACAGAGATAGCTGAGGATTTTCTATTTTCTCTCGGCCTAAAAGATTTCCGGGTACGGCGGTTTGGAGAAGCTGCAAAAATACAAGTTCCCGATACTCAGCTTGAAAAGGTAATTGGAAATAGAGAAATTATCCTTGCGGAGCTGAGAAAGTATTATTCTGCTGTTCTGCTGGATTTGGAGGTGCGGGGATGA
- the larB gene encoding nickel pincer cofactor biosynthesis protein LarB: protein MKTEIKTVLEAVKNGKMSVDNALLAIKKEPFEDIGYAKIDLHRGIRQGMPEVIYGAGKTAEQISGIAEKMKQRGQNTILITRLSPEAAAQVGAMHEMDYHAEASVGIIGPMPLADGIGKIVVATGGTSDIPVAEEAALTAEVHGNEVVRLYDVGVAGLHRLFAHLDEIMSASVIIAIAGMEGALASVIGGLADCPVIAVPTSVGYGAAFGGLSALLSMLNSCASGVSVVNIDNGFGAGYLASMINHMETK from the coding sequence ATGAAAACGGAAATCAAAACCGTTCTGGAAGCTGTGAAAAATGGCAAAATGTCCGTGGACAATGCTCTTTTAGCCATTAAAAAGGAGCCGTTTGAGGATATTGGTTATGCGAAGATCGATCTGCATCGCGGTATCCGCCAGGGTATGCCGGAAGTTATATACGGCGCCGGAAAAACAGCGGAGCAGATTAGCGGAATCGCAGAGAAAATGAAGCAGCGTGGGCAGAATACGATTCTGATCACAAGACTTTCCCCGGAAGCGGCGGCGCAGGTCGGGGCGATGCATGAAATGGACTACCATGCGGAAGCCAGTGTCGGGATCATCGGGCCGATGCCTCTGGCAGACGGCATCGGAAAAATCGTAGTCGCCACAGGCGGAACCAGCGATATTCCCGTTGCGGAAGAAGCGGCGCTGACCGCCGAAGTGCACGGCAACGAGGTCGTCCGCCTGTACGATGTGGGTGTGGCAGGGCTGCACCGTCTGTTTGCCCATCTGGATGAAATCATGAGCGCAAGCGTTATTATTGCCATAGCCGGTATGGAAGGTGCGCTTGCCAGCGTGATCGGTGGGCTTGCAGATTGCCCCGTGATCGCTGTTCCCACAAGCGTTGGATACGGGGCGGCGTTTGGTGGCCTGTCCGCGCTTTTGTCTATGCTCAATTCCTGTGCCAGCGGGGTGTCGGTCGTAAATATCGACAACGGTTTCGGAGCTGGATATCTGGCAAGTATGATCAACCACATGGAGACAAAATAA